The DNA region aaaaaatattttattcaacttcatgttaaaattaaaataaacttactGGCGGTCTTAAACACATTATGGTGTGCAGCTCACCCTTTCACTCCCCCACCCTCCCCTCACTCCCTCTCGTTCCACTGCCAAATAAGAGTCAATCTCttctttattttctatatttctctccgctctttctctcttctctaacaAAGCTAATATTGTATTCATGCTTATTGCTATTTCCTTTTCTATTTGTAAGACCTCCTAGACAAATTTTGGCGTGTGTGTTAATATATAATTGTTTTCATCTTATTCTATTTTTATACAATATTTAGCATTTGATATTTTATTAGTGTTTGGGATgatttatcattattttttattttattttgtcaaTGATGTCTGATCTAGTTTTCAATAAGATATTTGTTCTAAATATTTTCTTGTTTAATTCTTGTAAATATGTGTTTAGTTTTTAATATACAAATCTAAAAATATGCTTTCATTTATCATAAGttatttaaaaattcaaaagcATTAAAAAACTCTAAAGAGAACACATCCCTTTATATAAGATATCATATTAAATTTTTGAAACATTTACTATCGTTACTTATATATTCTCCTTGCATTTATTAAACTTTTGAAATTCCAAGATGTTGACTACCACTTATATTTAATTCTCTTCAATGCTGTCTAATACAAATAAAGAgtaaaaatacaaaattatataaatttttctaaaattaatacattaattaacaacattacatattttcttaataaaCGTAATTATCTTAACAACattacatattttcttaataaaaATCTTATAATTATCAAACGAAACGAAGAGAGTATCTTACTTCGTCAAAACAATCCAAATAACATCTTTACTTgtatttaaatgaaaataaaatatccaAAGTTCTTGAAAAGGTTATGAATGAATATAAAATTCATGTCCATCCAAcacaaaataaagaaaaggaAAGGATAAAAGGGGAAAGTTTACAGGGTCTTTTGTGTGGTTTGTCGGAGTGGTTGCCCACATAAAAAgattcacacacacacacacattatAAAAccagaataataataataaacacAATCTTCAAACGAATTTTCACgaaaaaatgtaataaattgaaggaataaagcaagaacAGTTCCTTATTCTACTTTGCACATTACTACAACAATTTCCCAACCAATATCTCTGGTTCTCATTCTCACTTCAATATTCccatttttctctttctttactTTCATGACACCACTCACATTGTCACTCACTACTATCAGTGTAACAGAACACTACtgagtgtgtttttttttcagtttatatACAAACAACAAACAGAACACAAACCTCAGAGAAGCTTCTCCTCATCAAAACCTCATACTTTTCACTCCCACTGCTGAATTCTGATTCTTTAACACCAGTTTCTGTTTCTTTCTCTCTGTTTTCTATATTTTGAGTGTAAGTGATACTGTAGTAGCTGTGTAAGTTGAAGTGGGGTGTTGATGTCTGTGCCATTGGAGCAAGGCTATGTAGGCATAGGAGAGGTTCATAATACAATGGAAGGCTCTGAGAAGTTTGCTGAAAGGACTAGCAGTGGCTTAAACCTCAAGGCTACTGAGCTCAGGCTTGGGTTGCCAGGCTCTGAGTCACCAGAGAGGGAACTTGGTGTGAGCATGCTCAAGAGTTTGGTGTCTGGGGCTAAAAGGGGTTTCTCAGATGCAATTGATGGAGGTTCTGGGAAGTGGGTTCTCTCTGGAAATGGTGGATCTGAAGTGGGTCTGGGTAAAGATTGTAGCTTGTTTTCCCCTAAGGGTGTTGGTGCTGCTGGGAAGGCTCTTGCTATTGCTGActgcaacaaacaacaacaagcaTCTGTTGGGAAGGATAAAGTAACTCAGTCTATAAAGTCTCTGAATGAGAAGAAGGCACAGATATCTGCACCTGTTGCAAAGTAGCATCATGTTCTTTACTCTcacctttcttctttcttgctgtTGGGGAAAAATTATGctgttaattttgtttttctgtttttgcTGTAATTTTTTACTTTTGTTGTTCATGCATGCCCTTGGCCTCTATAATTTACTTGTTTTTGTGTGTATGTTTACAAAATGTTAGAAGCAAGAAGAAATTGGAATGATTTGGAGAAAGAGGAAAGTGTTTTTCacttttatatttctttttaattcTATTGGGTTGAAATTTTAAGTAAAAGGGAGGGAGGAGAAAATCTATCAAGTTGAGACTTTGATATCTCTGATTCTTTTTGTTGATAATTATCTTGTCATGTTGGTCTCTAGTTTTATAAAAGCTGTTGTTAATTCTGTTATATGTAATTTAGAGGATGTTGTTTCTATGTTAATCATCATCTAACTGTTAGTTTGGTTGTTCTGTACCTGTTGAACATGAATTCGGATTGAAGTCCTTTAAGTGTTTTGTGTAATACACTAAAAAAACAACTTTCATGGTAAAAGTTATTTTCCCCCTAGGCCTACTGGTGTTTTCATCTTTGGATCACTCTTAGACACCAGAGTAAGAAACTGTGGTGGTTGGATCAGAATCCtctcaattgtaaaaaaaaacttgaccATGACCATTTTCGCCATCTAACCATTGACGGTGAAACTTGACATGTTCAAGTTTTTATGCAATTGTGAGGATCCATTTCCGTCATGGTTAGATTCCATTATTGTTGAATTATAATCAGTTAATCACTGACTCAGAAAGTTGTATCAATCAATCTCCTTGTTGTATATTGTAATGTTGTATTCTTTTGTGAATCAGGGAACAGGTTGTAGGATGGCCACCAATCCGCTCTTTCAGGAAGAACTCAATGACCTCTCAGCCTCAAAAGAATGATGGTGATGTAGAAGCCACATCTGGATGCCTTTATGTAAAAGTCAGCATGGATGGTGCTCCATACTTGAGGAAAGTGGATCTTAAACACTTTGTCACTTACAGGGATTTATCTTCTGCGCTGGAAAagatgtttagttgttttactaTCAGTGAGTTATTTCATTACTTTCAAACATTTTCTTACTCTTTCACTTGCTTATGCATCGCTTTAACTATTTGTTTTTGCTACTGTTTACTGTCTTTGACTTTGATGagataaatgaaaataatttatcCTGATCAGAACTGGCCTCCTTTTAGATCAATATGATATTTTATCAGGATCCTAAGTCTTTGAATGTCACAGGATCAGGCTGGTTGTTTCCATGAGCTGGGGAAATTTTACAGGGAGTGCTATATATGAATAGGTCAACTAATTCTTTAACAATAAAATGTTCTGTATTTGAAGATTCTTATGATGTTTTGATCAATGAAAAGTGCAGGTCAATGTGGCTCTCATGGAGCTTCTAGTCATGACAAATTGAGTGAAAGTAGATTGATAGATCTCCTTCATGGTTCAGAATATGTCCTCACCTATGAAGACAAAGATGGTGACTGGATGCTGGTTGGTGATGTTCCATGGGTGTAAGTGTATATATGTTTCATAGTGTTGTGCATTTTCTGATTTAATTTCTACCTAACATTTGTTCTGGTATTTAATAGGCTTAATTACAATTTTGGTCCCTATACTTTCAAAAATGCGTAATTTTGGTCCATATAGTTTCAATTGCTCAAATTAAGTTTATCTACTTTCAAAATTATACAAAAATGGTTCAATGTTCAAACATTAACTTGTCATCGAATAAGTAGCGAAAAAAGTTGATATGGATCATAATCTTTTACGTGAATGACATGTTAAGATGATTTATATCATTTTCCATATCAAAAACTGTAATACATGGCATATGTTCCTGTTAGTTTTTGGAGGACAAGTTAACATCAGGATCAAATTTATTCGATTTTGAAGATAGAGGGACTTAGTTTGAGCGAATGAAACTATAGGGACCAAAATTACAAATTTTTGAAAGTATAGGGACCAAATTTGTAATTAAGCCCATTTAATAATTACAAAGTATAAATCTACTTTGAGTTAGTTAATATTAGATTTTCACAAAGATATTAATTTAACTTATCTGAAAATTTCAGAATCAACAAAGGACAGATTGATAGGTATTTAGTACTGAAGTGATCTTATTGTTCTGGTTTTAGGATGTTTACTGACTCTTGCAAGAGGTTGAGGATAATGAAAAGTTCTGAAGCTATTGGACTTGGTGAGGCTTACACTTATTATAATCTCTGCTTTCTATTATATCTCGCTGCATTTAAAAACTCGTGAATCGTCTACAGAATTCAGTTTAATAAAAGCCCAATTGCACTCCACTAGCTATACTGCTCAATTATTTGAATAAAGCTAGCTATACGGTAACATCAACTACGCTTTCAAGAGATAAACATAATAAATGTGTAAAGCCACAGAATTGCATGCAGATTTTCACATATGCCAAACTCTAATGGTATAGAAATGGCTGAGGAATTTTTGGAATTGATGGACTCTAGTAGCATATCTTTCTTCCAATATGAATAAACATTCTTGAACTCCGTTTTTCTATTTCATCTTGCAATAGTTTCTTATAGAGAAATCTCAGTAGAACACTCATTTCAGTACAGTTTTAGTTATAACAAGGGAAATGCCTATCACCTCTTTAAGGTTTTATACTATCAAAACTAATGGAAGTTCACTTTATAGCATCTCTTTTACTCTAAAAGAAATCACTAGACTTGTCTTTATTGGTTGTGCTTATCTATCTGATAGTGATTCCTGCAGCACCAAGGTCTATGGAAAAGTGCAAGAGTCGCAACTAGCCAAATGCTACTGATGCAGCTGGCAGAATGATGAGTATTGTGTTTTAAGACAGAGGCACTGGCAGGGCATAAACTGGGGCTTCTCTTCATTGCTTATGTATCAGTAAAATCCTATATATCGCAAACAGGATCCTAGTGGCCTAAACGTTTTAATAGGCAAGATATGTTTGTTGTAGCCATTTAAGGTTTCTCTCCTTGAAAGTTACTATTAGTGAGCATTTTGATTTTCATGACATGGAAAAGAAAATAACATGGtactttattttgtttaatAAGAGAAATTTATTGTGTTCCCCACATATGGTTTAGTCTATCACAACTCTTTTATTAGATGTAACAAAAATCTGTATTTGgtctttcattcattttttttataggcaaatgttagtggttagtaattacaaatgttcatcctcagggttcgaaccctggacctccatctccaacacctatttctacccttagctcaaccaagtgagctacccctcCCACCATTTGGTCTTTCATTCATGGGAAATGCTTTATGGCACGAACTGATATTCGTCTAAAATCCACGAATGTGCTTATCTCTTTGATTTATATCTTCCACATCTATTTTCTCTCGGCAACTTGGTAAGAAAATACTCTTTCAATACAAAATCGAGATTCACCTAAAATGCTAGCACCaatgacaacaataacacaCCCAACCATCACTTACCACACACATCCCTTCATAGTTCAGGTGCATTTGTCATCCCTTGGAAATGGTGGCTAGGGGAGATACCGTTCACAGAACGAATGAGACTAGAGGAAAGGTGAAATATGACGAAAGAAGAGAGTTCCAGGTGGAGGTCCTTGATGGGTTGGCGGAATGCTCAATGCTTAGGAATTCACTAAGGCTTTGTTTGGGAGTTTTTGAGAGAGGAAAGGAGAAGGCTTTGAGGGGAAgggaaggagaggagaagagatgGGAAGGAGGGTAATCCCTCCCCTTGTTTGGAAGTTAAAAATTCCACAAAAACCAccaatttatatcattttccaTATCAAAAACTGTAATACATAAGATATAAGCCTCAGGAAGGCATTGGCTGTAATAACTGGAACAATATCACTATTTGGAGATGCTCTCAATTTTTCCAAGGTACTGTTCAATCAATGTCTCAGATACCTGTGTATTTAGGTAAAAATATTGTAAGAGCACAACAAAAAGAAAATCCCTTCGTTGTGAATCATATATTCTACTGGAGTCTAACTTGGGCATATTACCTATTAAGGTCAAATACTCCAAAATTGCTAAAATATTGATGTTGTGTAGTATCCAACTCTGATATGCGTATGATACTCCTAAACATGTATCCTAGAAGTATCCTCtaatgtatatattttttaaaagaaattataaatcTGATAGATTAGGAATACTCCTTTGATAACTATGGGATATGATCGAGGGAAAGCCAATCAAACCTACCCAGGAGGGGGTAGCAAGAGGAGAGGGGATGGAGAAGGTCTGGGAGGTGAGGACGGAGATCTGGGGGAGTGTTCCCTCGCTGTGAGGTGGTGCGGGCCCAAAGGGGGGAACCTGCAAGATACTCCGAAGCTTAAGTTAGCCTTAGTGATTTAGAGGGCTAGGTTTGTAGGAAAGAGTGGATAGAGTTATTAAGAGAAGTTACCTTGGCCCCTTGAGGTGAGGGGCCTTTTATATGGAAAATCCTGTGGGGTTGGTATAGCCTATAGGGGTTATGAGGACCTAAGATCCGGTGTAGATCCTCGTCGTTGGATCTGTCTGTTCTCGAAGTCAACTCCAGCGATCCAACGGCTTGAGGATACTAGTAGTTACTGACAGGATCTTGAGCCTTGGTCCAATGTCTCACTCCTTGGGGGCAGGTTCCAGGGATGAGACAGCTGAGTTGATCCGCACCTTCCTCTTAGTTGTGTTTGGGAGGCGCGGGAATATCTGATACACGGGTTGGCCCGGGGTCGTTCCATTACCCGGTCGGCCAGACCTCTCCGGGCCAGTTCATGGTTCTTTCTCCCGTGCTTCTCGGCAGGGTCCCTTCGTCGGTTTGTTCTGTCCGTGGGTTGGTCGTCCAGCATAGGTCGGAGACCCACCTTCCTGGTCGGGAACGTCATTGGTCGTCCCCTAAGGAAGCCGGTGTCGGTCGTCCCATGGGGGGTTAAAGGTACTCGTCTTGTACTAGGGTATGCGCCTGTCGTCCTGTCGGGTGGTGGGGTTAGTCGTGCTTCTATCCCTTAAGGTGGTCACGCACCTGTGTGAAGGGAGGGGATCGGCCAGAACAGGATACATGCAACTCTAGAAAATTGGTTAAAACTTCCAGTGCAATCATGTTTTTGATAATATAGTAAGAGAATTGTTCTAGTAGTAGTGAAGCAACTTTGTCGTGTGATTGTCAGCTATTTAATGGGAAAGGTGGCTGATTCTAAATCTAGATTCAATCTATTGCTGAAAACTGTTTATTTTACAACTTCATGTGGTCATCTGGGTGTTTTCCATAGGTCCAATTGTTGCTTTAATTGGCACTTCTTGTTCTTGATTTGCAAATATATATGATATTTTATAATACATTACTGAGCTTAACATCACACATATGTAGAGGTTACAATCAAACAGTACGTAGACAAGCTAGACTCTTGGCAAACAAACAGTCAAGATATAAAATTATTGTGTAAACGAAGAAGGTAGATCAGGTGAAAGTGAGTTATCTAATCCTTCCCATGAAAAATCTCCTAGTCTTCACAATCAAACTACCATTATAATTGCCTCTAACTAAACCATGATTGGAAACAACACCACTTGATGATACAGTAGTTGACTTGGAGCCCTGAAGTTTTGGTGGAGCTGGAGGATAATCAGTATCATATTCACTATATCAGATATGGAATAATGTTGCATTCGCTGCCGCTGAATCTGAGCACAGTGGGGGCAGAGGGTACCCTTCCAAGTCAATTGGTTTGAAGGACTTGTTCAAACATGTAAAACAATGCAGAAGACGGATGTTCATCATGAGGGCCATCCAatgtgtaattaaaatcatcatCAAACACATGAATATTGAGGACCAGTGAAAGGCCAATATCTACTCTATTTTGACTAAAAACATTTCCTGTACTAGCAGCATAGTAGTGTGTCACGGTCACCTTAGAATTATAACCTATACTTCCCTTCGTTACCTCCTTCACAAGAAGACCCCCATGTTTCCACTCCCATACAATTTCAATTCAGTTAGCACAGTGTCACCCCCAAGATTACAAGTCTTATAATTGTGCTCCAACTTGAAAAGATGGTCTTGGTTCAAAAAATAGGTCATGCGCATGATACGTCCAGGAGCAGCTTTAAGGTCATAATCTACAAAAAATTGACTATATATTCACACCGGATGAACATGTATAATCATAGAATGAAATATCTaagatttttctttctctgtCTGGAGACAACGAGAGTCTACAATTGGACCCATCTACGGTATATGTCACGCTAATTCCCTTATCCTCCTTTTTTGCCGTCTTTATGGCAACATTATCACCACCCATGATTATTACCTGCAATGCACACATGCAGCATGTACGGAAAAACAGTAACAAATTAAATTAGAGCTGAATCTTGAAGGTACATAAATACATGCATGGATCTTAAGGGTGTGTGCGAAGTTAATTGAAAGAAATCAACCTGGTAAATAACTATATATGATCTTCAGTGGTTCGCACATGCATTTGTGTTAAGTGTTAACTTAGATGGGAAATTTATAGAATGGATACACACACTAAAGAATTTTACACTGTATCTAAATGGAAGCTAGCGTTGTTCTTCCGCAAGGTAATATTCGTTAATCCACATTGACATCACATTTGtatgttttattatttatcttcattttaatctaattatattaattgtaagtgcttgtaataaatacaagcttaCTTCtcaagtctagtgtagagtatctattcccacatactcatctttgtcatgttggaattgaatatgtactccaatggtaatagatactcatatgagtatgtatttaacattaaatactaccattggagatgctcttagttcttaactcaaaaataagaaactAAGAATCTTGCATTGTAGATGCTCTTAGAGGTGAGTTCttaagttaagaactaagaaataggTTCTTAAGAGCAtttccaatgcaaggttcttagttatTAACTGAGTTCTTATCCATTGTAGGGGATGacatggagttcttagttcttaaaaataagaattaggttcttatataagaagttttacttttttgaatttttagcgtcaaaaattaattatttttctctctcatccaaattactttatgagttttgttttattactttatgaaaataaaaagtgtaAATAATGTGATTGGTGGGACCAaataaatagtgctaagaactgagaactaagaactcatggttggagcaaaattgcttgagagttgcttaagcacatgtggcaatacgggcccacatgagtagtgttaagaactaagaattaagaactagcattgaagaTACTATAAGCATTGGAGATAGTTGACGTGGAGTTCtcagttcttaaaaataaaaactagttcttagagcatcttcaatgctaggttcttagttcttagcactattcatgtgagcTCGTACTGCCACatatgcttaagcaactctttgcagattttgctccaaccataaatttttagtttttaatactATTCATCTGgcccacaataccattatattagtaatattttttatttccatatcattttgatttaaattttaatgctaattcaatacttaaattaaattaattgataaatgagacaaaaaaattatttttctaagctaagaactcaaaaagtaaaatttcttatataagaactaatttttatttttaagaactaagaactcaatgTCAGCTCAcaaataagaactaaaaaccttATATTGGAGATGTTCTTATATAAGCAACTTTGCTttatgagttcttagcataaaaaaacattttttctctctcatccaaattgctttatgagttttgttttattgttttatgaaaataaaatgtatAAATAATGTAGTGTGGTGAGacaaatgaatagtgctaagaactcaaagttAAGAACTTGTGGTTAGAGCGAAATATGCAAAAGTTGTttaagagttgcttaaacatatGTGGTagtacgggcccacataaatagtGTTTAAAAACTCACATTTAAGAACTaacattgaagatgctcttatgAAACAATCGAAACTCCCAAGAACCCAAGGGTTTGTGCAAccttttataataaaattttggATTAGCACCTTAGCATATTGACTATAACTGCATTTAAAGTTTAAGGAGAACAATATTTAAGGTAGGTATGACATCTATATTAAAGTAGTTGCATTCATTtatattcaaatttgaaatttttgcTTAAAATTAGAACAATCGCATGTCATTGATCTACCCATTTGGTGATATCTTATATTGTAGTTAACAAACAAACTAGACTTAAAAAAAGATATTAGTATatgtaaaaatttaattatCCTCCGCAAAATTGTGAGATCAAATTTTAATCCTTCATGTACCATTTAAGCTATCCATACCCGTAaatgatatgatatatgatgtgaCGAGAAATATAGAgaaacataaaaagaaaaaatatgtgaaaataagatgggaaaaaaaaataaagtgtgAATGTATTGTTACTCTTATTTTTGTCGCCTACATCATTATTGGAAAATGTCAATGGGGCCTTCCAATGGGCCGGGTCGGGCCATGACCCATGAGATGAAGTGAATAATACAACAGAGACAGTGAAAGAGAAAGTTTGGTCCTTCATCGGCGTCGTCGCTTGTCGGAGTTGTTCGCCGGAAAACATGAAGCTGAAGCAGCTAGAAGGCCTTCTCGGTGGTCTTGACCAGTTTCCTCACCCAAAGgtttctcttctccctctcacTCCTTCCAATTTCCTTCTTCTATTAACAAACTATAGCTGTGAAGaatcactcactcactcactcattTGATTGTGGGTTGTTGTTGCAGGTGGAGCTTGAGCAGTATCCAACAGGACCCCACATCGCTTCTCGAATGCTTTTCACTGTGTTACTTCTGTACCCTTTGTTCACACTTCCACCACATTTCAtattttcactttgtttctttCCTTTTATGTCCCTTCAAACTTTACTCATCAAATATGCTTAAGTTTGATTCTTTTGCCATATTTGATGTTCATTTTGTGGTGCTTGGTAATgggtatttttcattttttttaaagtatgcTTAGTTTTGGAAGTTGACCATTTCAGTATGTGAAGCTCATTCATTGGTTACATTACATCCAGTTATGATTATAATTGGTGGTGATTGAAAATAGTTGTTTGATTTTGAGATAAAATTTGGGATATTTGTTTGCAGTTTTTTGTGCTTTGATAAACATGTGGGAAATTTTTATCTGGTGGGAGGGTTAGGGGAAGATGAGTAGGGGTATTGTACTTAGTGTGTGTTCGAGTGAGCGCTTGCCAATGTGGTTTTGAATGAAGCTGACTCTTGTAAAATTTGTTTGGTTAAACATGGACTGAacttaagtgcatgtttggaaacctttctacaattgattctgaagccaaaatcaattatggggagaaGCTTATTTGAGTAGCTTTCGGgttttacaattgattttaatgAAAGAAAAGTTGATTCAAACATTTCAAGATTCAACCCCTAATCATGATTGAAAATTTTGGTGAACATGTTTCCAAACATGTTaaagaaatcacaaaaccaTGTTTTGAATAGTTCAAACATGACATAATTCAACCTGTTGTGTGCAAGTATCTATGTATTTGCAAAAAGTTTAGGGATGCATCTAGTGTTTGCCTTTTTAATCTTAGGAATAATAGTAGTAATTCTACATTGTTATAATTCCTATTTCCTTTGCTGTTCACGAGAATCAGGCAGAAAATTCTTTTGGGGATGTGAGCGACAAAGTAGTGGCTGACTTTGGATGCGGTTGCGGTACTTTAGGCATTGCAGCTGCTCTTCTGGGTGCAGAGTGAGTTGCATCAAAACCCACCTGCTTTTATGGGATCTCTCAAcattttttcctctttttttttttctcattcccTTACTTCTTTTTATGCTAGGCTACCTAATTCAGAGCTGACATTAGAACTACATTTATAACagctattttaaaattttgaactaCTATTGTATAGAATGAAACCGTGATGAATGAATTCGTATTTCCCAATTTCTGAGCGATACACTAATTCACATTCACAGTCTCTTATAGTTCCATTGTTTCTGAACCAAATCTTATGAATGAAAATTCAAATTCATGTTTAGTGAGTAAAAGTGTACCAAATACCTTTTTGCCCTTTCAATCAAATTAATATGTTCTCATGTTACTATATCCAACTCTAATATTCTCTTGATTTGTGTTAGCATTGATCAGACATGTAGTCAGCATTGACATTGATCCAGAATCTCTTGAAATAGCAACTCTTAATGCTGAAGAACTTGAGGTATTGTCTTTGTCCTGATAAGTATTTTTAATGAGGGCATAGATTTGATGATAGTCAAGTCTCTCGTTTGCGGAAAAGAATAATAATGTTGGATATGTTTTGAGTATTGTACATAAAAGTGTTATGTTAGATGACAATGATTCTGGTAAATGTTTTGATCTTCTAATGGAATGAGAGGCGATGAAAAGTGACCTTTTTATAGATCcaataagtattttttttatcaaatgcaATAATTATGTAAAAGTTGGTATTAATCACTGATACACCCCATTTCTTTGTTATTCAATTAAAACTGCAGCTGGACATGGATTTTATTCAGTCTAATCTCTTGGA from Lotus japonicus ecotype B-129 chromosome 2, LjGifu_v1.2 includes:
- the LOC130738994 gene encoding auxin-responsive protein IAA27-like isoform X1, producing MSVPLEQGYVGIGEVHNTMEGSEKFAERTSSGLNLKATELRLGLPGSESPERELGVSMLKSLVSGAKRGFSDAIDGGSGKWVLSGNGGSEVGLGKDCSLFSPKGVGAAGKALAIADCNKQQQASVGKDKVTQSIKSLNEKKAQISAPVAKEQVVGWPPIRSFRKNSMTSQPQKNDGDVEATSGCLYVKVSMDGAPYLRKVDLKHFVTYRDLSSALEKMFSCFTISQCGSHGASSHDKLSESRLIDLLHGSEYVLTYEDKDGDWMLVGDVPWVMFTDSCKRLRIMKSSEAIGLVIPAAPRSMEKCKSRN
- the LOC130738994 gene encoding auxin-responsive protein IAA27-like isoform X2, giving the protein MSVPLEQGYVGIGEVHNTMEGSEKFAERTSSGLNLKATELRLGLPGSESPERELGVSMLKSLVSGAKRGFSDAIDGGSGKWVLSGNGGSEVGLGKDCSLFSPKGVGAAGKALAIADCNKQQQASVGKDKVTQSIKSLNEKKAQISAPVAKEQVVGWPPIRSFRKNSMTSQPQKNDGDVEATSGCLYVKVSMDGAPYLRKVDLKHFVTYRDLSSALEKMFSCFTISQCGSHGASSHDKLSESRLIDLLHGSEYVLTYEDKDGDWMLVGDVPWVMFTDSCKRLRIMKSSEAIGLAPRSMEKCKSRN
- the LOC130738996 gene encoding uncharacterized protein LOC130738996, with protein sequence MKLKQLEGLLGGLDQFPHPKVELEQYPTGPHIASRMLFTAENSFGDVSDKVVADFGCGCGTLGIAAALLGAEHVVSIDIDPESLEIATLNAEELELDMDFIQSNLLDLGWRGPIVDTVIMNPPFGTRKKGADLDFVSVALKVASQAVYSLHKTSTRDHVKRTALRDFGASSAEVLCELRFDVPKLYKFHKKKEVDIAVDLWQFVPASNQS